Proteins from one Chaetodon auriga isolate fChaAug3 chromosome 19, fChaAug3.hap1, whole genome shotgun sequence genomic window:
- the svopb gene encoding synaptic vesicle 2-related protein — MDSWSRPGVIAYKRWRNPELSGGGDFMGQNDEDQCTDNEICTVASARPDAGGGEAAFRSGLDKTEETFTIDDALEGFGFGKFQWKICLLTGLSWVGDSMEMMILSILGPQLHCEWRLPTYKVALITSVVFVGMGLSSPLWGNVSDKYGRRVGLIMCMCWIFYYGLLSSFTPVYSWLLVLRGLVGFGIGGAPQSVTLYSEFLPAKTRGICIMLISAFWAIGAVFEVLLALWIMPTLGWRWLLALSTIPTAVFVCLCFWLPESPRFDALTGKTEKAMATLTRIAKENGKAMPKGKMAVHTQNDRGQIKDLFAQRYRKTTLLLWLIWFANAFSYYGIVLLTTELFQSGHACGVTQGAKIEPSCSQECRYLTSADYKDLLWTTLAEFPGLLVILLVIDRIGRKKSMALCFFMFCLSILPLFACIGRLALTIFIFIARAFISGGFQVAFLYTPEVFPTENRALAVGTCSAISRVGSLITPFVAQVMLRKSVNLTLSMYCGCCLVAGIASLILPIETLGRGLQESSRDQEAGEQTTTTTAHL; from the exons TGGTGGGGGAGATTTTATGGGTCAGAACGATGAGGACCAGTGCACAGACAATGAGATCTGCACTGTAGCCTCAGCAAGACCCGACGCAGGGGGAGGAGAGGCTGCATTCAGATCTGGACTTGATAAAACTGAAG AAACTTTTACAATAGATGATGCGCTGGAAGGCTTCGGGTTTGGAAAGTTCCAGTGGAAGATCTGTCTCCTCACCGGACTGTCGTGG GTTGGAGACTCCATGGAGATGATGATCCTCAGTATCTTGGGCCCCCAGCTGCACTGTGAGTGGAGGCTGCCCACCTACAAGGTGGCTCTCATAACATCG GTGGTGTTTGTCGGGATGGGGCTCAGTTCACCTCTATGGGGGAATGTGTCCGACAAGTACGGCAGAAGAGTA GGCCTGATAATGTGTATGTGCTGGATTTTCTACTACGGCCTGTTGAGTTCCTTCACTCCGGTGTACAGCTGGCTCTTGGTCCTGCGGGGCCTCGTAGGCTTTGGCATTGGAGGAGCTCCTCAGTC GGTGACTCTGTACTCAGAATTCCTCCCAGCGAAGACTAGAGGCATCTGCATCATGCTTATTTCG GCATTCTGGGCAATTGGTGCTGTGTTCGAGGTCCTGCTGGCATTGTGGATAATGCCCACTCTCGGCTGGAGGTGGCTGCTCGCCCTGTCCACTATACCAACGGCAGTATTTGTTTGCCTCTGTTTT TGGCTGCCTGAAAGTCCTCGCTTTGACGCGCTGACGGGAAAAACAGAGAAGGCCATGGCTACCTTAACACGTATCGCCAAAGAGAATGGCAAGGCCATGCCTAAAGGGAAGATGGCTGTCCATACACAG aATGACCGTGGACAGATCAAAGATCTCTTTGCTCAACGGTATCGGAAGACtactcttcttctgtggttgatATG GTTTGCAAATGCCTTCTCCTACTACGGGATAGTCCTGTTGACAACTGAGCTGTTCCAATCTGGACATGCATGTGGGG TGACGCAAGGGGCCAAGATTGAACCGAGCTGTAGTCAAGAATGCAGATATTTGACATCAGCTGACTACAAAGACCTTTTATGGACGACCTTGGCTGAATTCCCAG GTCTTTTAGTTATCCTTCTGGTAATTGACCGTATTGGCAGGAAGAAGAGCATGGCACtgtgtttcttcatgttttgtttgagcATTCTGCCCTTATTCGCTTGTATTGGGAG GTTAGCCCTGACAATCTTCATCTTCATTGCCAGAGCCTTCATCTCTGGAGGATTCCAAGTTGCTTTTCTTTACACACCAGAG GTGTTCCCTACAGAAAACAGAGCCTTAGCAGTGGGGACTTGCAGCGCGATATCCAGGGTGGGTTCCCTGATTACCCCCTTTGTGGCACAG GTGATGCTCAGGAAGTCAGTGAATTTGACCCTGTCCATGTACTGTGGCTGCTGTCTGGTGGCCGGCATTGCATCCTTGATCCTGCCCATCGAGACTTTGGGCAGGGGTCTGCAGGAGTCCAGTCGTGACCAGGAGGCCGGGGAGCAGACAACCACCACAACAGCACACTTGTAG